In Anguilla rostrata isolate EN2019 chromosome 1, ASM1855537v3, whole genome shotgun sequence, a genomic segment contains:
- the LOC135264997 gene encoding protein S100-A11-like: protein MESAISTLVSQFKTFAGKDGSSDTLSKEEFRSLVTSQLPTFVKNSSDPAVIDQLMGSLDENNDGELTFLEFWQLIGSLANKHGGFSQ from the exons GGTCTCCCAGTTTAAGACCTTCGCAGGGAAGGACGGATCCTCTGACACGCTGAGCAAAGAGGAGTTTCGCAGCCTGGTGACATCCCAGCTGCCCACCTTCGTCAAG AACTCCAGTGACCCAGCAGTGATCGACCAGCTCATGGGCTCACTGGATGAAAATAATGACGGCGAGCTGACCTTCTTGGAGTTCTGGCAACTGATTGGCAGCCTGGCCAACAAGCACGGAGGCTTCAGCCAATAG